The Octopus bimaculoides isolate UCB-OBI-ISO-001 chromosome 1, ASM119413v2, whole genome shotgun sequence genome contains the following window.
GACAAAGTTGTTTGCATGTATGGCAGTGTTGAGTGCTTCTTCCATGTGTCCTCCAATATTCTTAACCTATTGCTGTCTGTGGATAATGCGATGTATATCAAAAATGTGAGGAGCAACTGATTTCATTCTAGAAACAAAGCCTTTCACTTTTCCAGTCATGGCTGCAGCTCCATCTGATGCAATGTCGATCAAGTTAGTCaatggaatatttttatcattaaaatactGCATTACTTCATTGAATATATCTTCTCCATTAGTAGTTTCAGGCAAACTTTTAATGAATAACATTTCTTCCCTTATATCATCTTCATGGACAAATCTGACATAGACCAGAAGGATAGCTTGGTTATGAATTGTGTTATCATCAACCTGGATAGAAAAATTTGTCTTTTGGAGAATTTCCACAATCTTCTCAACAAAATTAGATGTTTCATCCTGTCTTCTTATAATTGTGTTATTTGAAATGTACTCAGAGTAGATGCAGCACCTTTTCCCAGAACTTCATTTGCACAAGCTATTATAGCAGGCTTCACAAGTTTCTCACCATAAATCTGAGGTGCTGCAACCTTGGCAATAATTTCAGAGACCAAATAACTTGGTTTGAGTGTCTTTGCTTTTTCAGTATTTATCTTCTTTACAAAGTCAGGTAGTTTGATtggttgtattttctttttattctcaaaatattcCCTACCTTTATCAACAGATAATGGATGCCTTAATTTCTGGTGCTGTTCCAGCTTAACTTTTTTTATGGAATGATTTGTCATGATGGCATCACATTCAAGACATAAGTTTTGTGTCTACAGATACAAAACCAAATATGATAAAATCTTCTTAGTTATTCAGTTTTGCCATTTTAGCAGTTGGTTCAGATATTATTACAActgatctttaaaaaaataaaaataaatactttatttctataaattaaaagtattaaatttattattaaacaatattgtgtagtgatctattaaaaatatcaaatttattatgaaactgttgtgattgtaaaatttaaattatgtaattcttgattgtaatatattattgattatatattatacattattgattcttatggaataattattgaattttgttttcttattattattctgtcttcatataaattattattaaataacagTGTCTTTATTATTGAACAATATTGTGTAGATCtgaaatggcttcaaattttttatGGCTACCAATTCTCTGGGGACCACCGGTANNNNNNNNNNtattattattcaggtcactgcctggaatcaaactcggaatcttggggtttgtagctACTAAGtgcaagattccaagttcgattccaggcagtgacctgaataataataataataataataataataataataacaacaacatcaaaaaataccttaggaatgagaacctatgttcaaaatttccccaagacacctgatgaaggctggaaggtatatcagccgaaacgttgtgttaacaaacaagatgaggacaaatgtccgtcaaatgtaaataatgtacataattcctcatctcttaaatatagaagtgaattataataataacaatgatttctgtattggccacaagggccgaataattttatttcattatatataaaccaATGCTATGGCAATAGATGAGTGTATGCAGGACAATTTTGTCGCTTTGCTTGCAAGCACAGCTCATAGCACTATTATCCAAACTGACAATCCACCATCAACTCTGGTAGCATTGCTAAACCAGGGATTTATGTATATTATCCATGGGCTCTGGATCATGTTGCAAATATGtaactatttattaattatatcatatttattaattatatcattttcttttctctttccttaaaTCTAATGGCAACTTAAAATTCAAGTGTCACCTCTGCTGACACAAAATAAAGTTCAATCAATTCTGTACTATTTCTCATGAAAATCATGGTAACAGGAGAATCATTAGACCAATTAAAACCATCTTTGTAAACAGAATCCTCTAATTACAAATCCAATTTCATTCAATAACATAATTTATGCTATGAAACATTCTGAAGAATGTTACAAGGATTTCCCCTCTTAGCATGAGAAACATTTTCTTCAGCTTACAAAAACCATCTATTTTACTAACTGGCTCTTTTCATGAGAGGTTTTTCCTGAAAGATGATTCATACTTTTCCTCATCTTTAAATATCACCAGCTGTTTGTATTTCAGCATTTTTGTTAACgttcaagtaaaaaaaatttgctCTGATCTTGACTCTCAAGCNNNNNNNNNNNNNNNNNNNNNNNNNNNNNNNNNNNNNNNNNNNNNNNNNNNNNNNNNNNNNNNNNNNNNNNNNNNNNNNNNNNNNNNNNNNNNNNNNNNNatatatatatacaccagtcaACCACATGTTATTCTGCTGTAATATCTGATACTTATTTGCAAAGCAGGCGATCTGAGTCACAACACAATATATGCAATGGATTTGAAATGACAATCTTATTGTTAGTGCACTATAACCACACAGCTGAGAGGGCCATTAATTTACTTCCAGCAAAGCATTTTTCACAAATACTTACAACTGTTCATTACGTTGTCTCTCAACTTTACCATCCTCTTTTTCAAGAATTTCATCAACTTCATCCAAAACAATGCCTTTGTGTGGTAGATGGGATACGGTGCTGGCGTTGGAAACAGTGCTGTTTGCACTATATTTTTTGGAGTCCACAGGAATGGCTGTTGAAGTTGAAGCTACTACAGAATCTTGAGTTAGTCGGCTACTGGCATCTGACTCAAAGTTGAGAAACAGCATATCTCCATGACTGAGTGAAAAAATAGAGTTAAATTAGGTAAGAAGGGGTGTGTAAACTGAAATTATTAGTGATATCTTCAAAAAGCCCATGCTGAAATGAGAGTTAAAATTAGGTAAGATGTTGTTGGTTCAAGAGtagaagtattttttttatcaaccttggaaagACAGAATAGACAAAATGAACTTGTGGGTAGTATCAATTTTGTAGAATATATCTAGATAGTTTATGGGTTTTAAATTTCAAGAGATGTTATTACCAGTCTGCTTCAGACCAATATAGATAGAAACAATGAAATTAGTAGGCagataatgagaaaaagaagcgaatgatagagaaagagaaatgacacAAAGAAATGGAGcagacaagagaaagaaagagacaaaaaaaaaaataagaaagaaacagaaatataaaatgagaaaggatgtgtgtatgtgtatgagatgTAGAATGGCAAACAGATAAACCATGATAAAATGAGAGTGAGAACAAAATAGATAGCGATAAACagtaaagaggaagagagaaattaaagaaattaaaaaggaaacaaaaagaacatcTCTCTTACTGAATGTCATAATTAGCCAAAGTTTTCACTCTGGATGTTCTTATAGGGAAATTTTTCTGTCGATCTTTGTAGACAGTCCAACCAATGTCACCGACTTGAAATTCATTCTGAACCTGAAAACAGATAAAACAGAATTGACTAATATTAATCTTACTAATACAAATTTTATTGAACTCTGATAGAAATGAAAATCAAACTCAATGCAGGAAGAATTTCAATCCAGATCAATAAACAATAAGAGTAGGCCCTC
Protein-coding sequences here:
- the LOC106877078 gene encoding SCAN domain-containing protein 3-like, which encodes MRKKDSVYKDGFNWSNDSPVTMIFMRNSTELIELYFVSAETQNLCLECDAIMTNHSIKKVKLEQHQKLRHPLSVDKGREYFENKKKIQPIKLPDFVKKINTEKAKTLKPSYLVSEIIAKVAAPQIYGEKLVDDNTIHNQAILLVYVRFVHEDDIREEMLFIKSLPETTNGEDIFNEVMQYFNDKNIPLTNLIDIASDGAAAMTGKVKGFVSRMKSVAPHIFDIHRIIHRQQ